From one Larimichthys crocea isolate SSNF chromosome XVIII, L_crocea_2.0, whole genome shotgun sequence genomic stretch:
- the pttg1ipb gene encoding PTTG1 interacting protein b isoform X1 has product MQSMVSTRPTMSGVCRASVFVSALVFCAVFLTTEAQTPSPAPAPCALSSNTTCAECLQNVACLWCSPTKQCLDYPVGNILPPRSVCPLNDARWGLCWVNFQILIITMSVLAAVIVISILVCCLCCCKCERTGNQREDAKAERQTRLRKARQKERRTEMQLRHDEIRQKYGLAKDNPYARMDDH; this is encoded by the exons ATGCAGTCGATGGTTTCCACTCGTCCCACCATGTCGGGAGTTTGCAGAGCTTCAGTCTTTGTGTCGGCTCTGGTTTTCTGCGCTGTTTTTCTAACCACAGAGGCGCAGACTCCTTCTCCAGCTCCGG CTCCCTGTGCATTGAGCTCCAACACCACTTGTGCTGAATGTCTGCAAAATGTGGCA tgtttatggTGCAGCCCAACCAAACAATGCCTCGACTACCCAGTGGGAAACATCCTGCCCCCCAGGAGTGTGTGTCCACTGAATGATGCACGGTGGGGGCTGTGCTGGG TAAACTTCCAGATTTTGATCATCACCATGTCAGTGCTGGCTGCCGTCATCGTCATTTCCATTCTCGTTTGCTGCCTCTGCTGTTGCAAGTGTGAAAGGACTGG AAACCAGCGAGAAGACGCAAAGGCGGAGCGACAAACCCGTCTGAGGAAAGCCCGTCAAAAAGAGAG GAGGACAGAAATGCAGCTGAGACACGATGAAATCAGGCAGAAATATG GTCTGGCAAAGGATAATCCATACGCCCGTATGGACGATCATTAA
- the pttg1ipb gene encoding PTTG1 interacting protein b isoform X2: protein MQSMVSTRPTMSGVCRASVFVSALVFCAVFLTTEAQTPSPAPAPCALSSNTTCAECLQNVACLWCSPTKQCLDYPVGNILPPRSVCPLNDARWGLCWVNFQILIITMSVLAAVIVISILVCCLCCCKCERTGNQREDAKAERQTRLRKARQKERSKRGQKCS, encoded by the exons ATGCAGTCGATGGTTTCCACTCGTCCCACCATGTCGGGAGTTTGCAGAGCTTCAGTCTTTGTGTCGGCTCTGGTTTTCTGCGCTGTTTTTCTAACCACAGAGGCGCAGACTCCTTCTCCAGCTCCGG CTCCCTGTGCATTGAGCTCCAACACCACTTGTGCTGAATGTCTGCAAAATGTGGCA tgtttatggTGCAGCCCAACCAAACAATGCCTCGACTACCCAGTGGGAAACATCCTGCCCCCCAGGAGTGTGTGTCCACTGAATGATGCACGGTGGGGGCTGTGCTGGG TAAACTTCCAGATTTTGATCATCACCATGTCAGTGCTGGCTGCCGTCATCGTCATTTCCATTCTCGTTTGCTGCCTCTGCTGTTGCAAGTGTGAAAGGACTGG AAACCAGCGAGAAGACGCAAAGGCGGAGCGACAAACCCGTCTGAGGAAAGCCCGTCAAAAAGAGAGGTCAAAAA GAGGACAGAAATGCAGCTGA